TTTCGTTACAGGTAGTGAAAAAAGCCGGTGAAAACCTGCTTTCGGCTACCGACAAAATTTTTATTGTCCTTGACGAAGCCAGAAAATCAGGCGCTCTGCCCGACGACCTGAATATTTCCATCACCAATGACCAATCAGAAGAAATACGCAACCAACTCACCAACCTCGAAAACAGCGTGATCATGGCTGTGATCCTGGTGATCCTTATCCTCTATTTTTTCCTTGGATTGAAAAATGCACTGTTCGTGGGGATTGCTATTCCGGTCAGCTTGCTCATGTCGTTCATGATTTTTGCCATTGCTGACATACAGATCAATATGATCGTTTTATTCTCCCTCATACTCGCCCTCGGCTTACTCGTAGATAATGCCATTGTGGCCGTGGATAACATTTACCGGTATGTCGAAAGAGGGTACCCTGCTTTCGAGGCTGCCAGGAGGGCCATCGGCGAGATTGCCTGGCCAATCATCACCTCAACGGCTACAACGCTTGCAGCATTTTTACCCCTTGTTTTCTGGACTGGAATTACGGGTGAGTTTATGAAGTTCCTGCCGATTACCCTCATCATTGTCCTGACCTCATCCTTGTTTGTCGCGTTGGTAATTGTTCCGGTATTTTCCGGAACCTTTTTCAAAGATAAATCCCTTACAACCAGCATTGAGCTTCATCCCGACAAACGGCGTAAGAAAACCATCAACAGGTTGGTTATTATTGGATTACTTGCCCTGGCGGGAGGATTATTCCATCTTTCCAAAGCAACACTCATTGGTAATATTTTTTTATTGGTCGCCTTTTTAATCGCAATTGGATATTTCATTTTCCGTAACCTTGAGATTCTTTTCCAGGAAAAAATACTTCCGTTCAATGAACGAATCTATGCAAGCACGCTGCGTTATGCACTAAAGGGGAAAAGGCCTTATTGGTTTATCCTTGGAACAGTGGCGTTTCTGATCATCTCATTAAGCTTTTATGTGGTCAGAAGCCCCAATGTGTTATTTTTTCCTGAAAGTGATCCTAATTTTATCAATATTCTGGTGGAACTTCCAATTGGAACCGACATCAAAAAAACCGATGAAAAATTGAAGGAAATTGAACGGCATGTTGAGGAAATCATCAAACCCTTCCGGCATATTGTTAAATCTGTGTTGACCACGGTTGGCCGTGGTGCTGTTGGCGAGATGGAGATGGCCGCCGGTGATACGCCACACAGAGGACGAATTACAGTCACTTTTGTGAAATTTGAAGACCGAAATGGATTCAATACGAACGAAATCTTGGCCGAATTGAGTAATCATTTGATTGGGAAATATCCTGGAATTGACTTTAACATTGTGCAAAACATGACAGGCCCTCCTACAGGCCCTCCTGTAAATATCGAAATCAGCGGAAGAAATTTCGAACGGCTTGTTGCGATTTCCAACGATATTATTAATAAAATTGAAGTCTCGGGAATTGAAGGACTTGAAGGGTTGAAAATGGACCTTGATGTGGATAAACCGGAAATCATTGTTCACATCGACAGGGATATGGCCAGAAGGTTTGGTGTGTCAACTTATTCAGTAGCCAATACCATCCGCACTGCGTTGTTCGGAAAAGAAGTATCCGATTTCAAAATCGGAGAGGAAGAATTTCCCATTCAACTTCGCCTGCAGGAAGATTACCGCAATAATCTTGCAAGCCTGATGAACCAGCGAATCACATTCAGGAGCCAGAGTACGGGTAAGATTATGCAGGTGCCGATTTCGGCTGTGGCAAATGTGGAATACAGCAAAACCTACGGCGCCGTTAATCGAATCGGGTTAAAAAGGGTTGTGACATTGACATCCAATGTACTGCCAGGTTACAATGCCACAGCGTTAAACCTTGAGCTCAGCGAACTGCTTAAAAACTACCAGATGCCCGAAGGTTACGCATATGCTTTCACCGGTGAACAGCAGGAACAACAGGAATCCATGGATTTTTTGATAATTGCTATGTTTATTGCCGTTTCACTCATCGGCCTGATCCTCGTTTCACAGTTCAATTCTGTCATTAAACCCCTTATCATTATCGGGAGCGTGGTATTTTCAACTGCCGGTGTGTTTTTCGGGCTGGCACTATTCAACATGGAGTTTATTGTGATTATGACAGGTATAGGAATCGTCAGCCTTGCAGGGGTTGTAGTAAATAATGCGATTGTGCTGATTGACTACACTGATTATCTTCAAAAACAAAAAAAAGCCGAACAAG
The window above is part of the Bacteroidales bacterium genome. Proteins encoded here:
- a CDS encoding efflux RND transporter permease subunit, whose product is MSNNKLESIIREFKLTTIALKNRNTVFLLTFLITLFGIISYRSLPKELFPDIVIPTIMVKTIYPGNAPIDIENLITRPLENEINTINGIKKLSSSSTQDNSDIFVEFQTDVDIKAALQDVKDAVDRVKGDLPGDLPVDPIILDIDFSEFPIININLSGNFSLNELKRFADFLEEEIEAVPEISKVEITGIDEREIQINVNPMLLDAFELSFQDVETAIMQENVSIAGGSVMFADSSRWAIRTMGEFTDVREIEDVILKQEGGNIVYLRDLATVEDTYAYPMSFARLDNQPVVSLQVVKKAGENLLSATDKIFIVLDEARKSGALPDDLNISITNDQSEEIRNQLTNLENSVIMAVILVILILYFFLGLKNALFVGIAIPVSLLMSFMIFAIADIQINMIVLFSLILALGLLVDNAIVAVDNIYRYVERGYPAFEAARRAIGEIAWPIITSTATTLAAFLPLVFWTGITGEFMKFLPITLIIVLTSSLFVALVIVPVFSGTFFKDKSLTTSIELHPDKRRKKTINRLVIIGLLALAGGLFHLSKATLIGNIFLLVAFLIAIGYFIFRNLEILFQEKILPFNERIYASTLRYALKGKRPYWFILGTVAFLIISLSFYVVRSPNVLFFPESDPNFINILVELPIGTDIKKTDEKLKEIERHVEEIIKPFRHIVKSVLTTVGRGAVGEMEMAAGDTPHRGRITVTFVKFEDRNGFNTNEILAELSNHLIGKYPGIDFNIVQNMTGPPTGPPVNIEISGRNFERLVAISNDIINKIEVSGIEGLEGLKMDLDVDKPEIIVHIDRDMARRFGVSTYSVANTIRTALFGKEVSDFKIGEEEFPIQLRLQEDYRNNLASLMNQRITFRSQSTGKIMQVPISAVANVEYSKTYGAVNRIGLKRVVTLTSNVLPGYNATALNLELSELLKNYQMPEGYAYAFTGEQQEQQESMDFLIIAMFIAVSLIGLILVSQFNSVIKPLIIIGSVVFSTAGVFFGLALFNMEFIVIMTGIGIVSLAGVVVNNAIVLIDYTDYLQKQKKAEQDLAEEDFLQPDDSISSIQQAGETRFRPVILTAITTVLGLIPLAVGLNIDFISLMTTLNPRIYFGGDNAAFWSPMSWTIIFGLLVATFLTLVVVPCMYQVIQSTQRKISFWRKPEANVVLK